CTTCagctttaaacattaaaatattgaGCAGGATGCGAACTTTACATATTAGAATAGTATTTTATCATGTTTGATATGAAGGAATTTGATATTCAGTCATTGCTTCATGCAgttacaattaaaaaatttgACCTTTTTAAGCCCTCATGAGGTACGCTTTAGAGGAAAAGTGGCAAATCTGAGCAGATCTGATTTGGTGGAGGGTGGAGCTTATTTCTGGGGCAGGAAGAAATGTAAACAGATGCCTAAAAAATTTTAGTGTTTGcatgtagggctgcaacaactaaacgattaaataaaataatcgaCAAGGAATTTGATTATGGATTAGtagggtctgtgacgtcactgtggataaccccgcCCCTCCCCCAcatcagtgacgtcacttcatgactcaatatcttttttttttttttttttttttaatctcatgtTTTAACTTATTAATACTGACTCTTTTTGTGACTCACCAATAGAGAAACATCAGGaaaacactaatacacacaccagatatatttatgattacaatatttgtgttttattttgcattttgtctgaagggtgtgcaaacttttgcactttaaTGTAACTGCACTTGGTAAACAAGTGGATGGATTTGAAGTTACTTTTCCCATGGCGATAAATTACCACTCCACTCTGTAATGTAAAacagttcagagagagagagagagagggagggagggtttTGCTCAGGTCTAGTGCTGCACTTTAACATACACACTCGCTGGAAGTACTTTGAGTGGATGATCTTTGCAGGCACTGCAGAAGTAAGGAAACACTCGTGGCGAGATGATGTCCGTGAACGTGTAGAGTGGCGTCCTCTCTCTCGGGTCATAGAACGTCACCTTCGACCTGTCCATATCCAACACCACCCTCACCACATCTGGCTCCTTGTTCATGGTTAGCGACGACCACGGTGCCGAGCAAGCCTTGTACTCGCCGTTCCTCAGCCGAATAGTCCAAAACCCCTCTGCAGGCGTCAGCACGTTCTTGCCCTTCCTCTTCACCGATTCGCTGGCTACTCCGATCACCCAGTAGCTGTTGTTTTTGACTTCCACGTCCCAGCTGTGTTTACCCGAGCGGAAGCCCTCTGCGCCCAGCATCTCGGCACTCACGTCGAAGCGCTCCGGGTTGTCCGGGAGCTTGAAGATCTGAGAGCAGCACTGAAGAGTCGTCAGGTCCTCTGACAGCTGGAAACAGCTCGCCGCTGTGTTCGGGTCCAGAGTCACAGGAGCTGCACGGTTGAAaggttttaaatattaaaaagcttGACATCAAATCTTTCAAATAGATTAACTTGAAAGCAGCATTtccattttaatattaatattaaagcaATTTAGTCTTGGTGAGATCTTTGAACTACCCTGAAGTTGTCGCAGGTTTAATAGCACGGCTTGGTAAATTAGGCATCTCGAAAACTATGCATGGTAATCCTAATTTTAGGACTCGGACCCTGACGCCCCTGACCTATAGAGATTTGAGCGTTTTACTTTTAGCCTTAAaggaaagacactgggggaatgTTGTTCTTGCTAGAACAGTCTAGAAATATTTCACCGATCTCAAGCATAAGGGATAACAGTCGGGTTCTGCTGACTCCTAAAAAACAAAGTACAACCTCTGCTTTTCTTACACGCCATTTTCCAGCAGCGTCGTATTAATGGAAAATCCAGCTTAGAAGTAGTAGAGACGTCCATGCAGACGCtggactcaaagtcccagaacGTAGTGTAGTTCTGCGACGCAGTTGTGTTTAGATGATCCGCTAGTTAGAGTTCCATTATATATGATATGGGGtaacttagtggttagcacgttcgcctcacacctccagggtctggggttcgagtcccgcaggggggcctgtgtgtgtggagtttgtatgttctccccgtgctgcgggggtttcctccgggtactccggtttcctcccccagtccaaagacatgcatggtaggctgattggcgtgtctaaagtgtccgtagtgtatgaatgggtgtgtgtgattgtgccctgcgatggattggcaccctgtccagggtgtaccccgccttgtacccgatgctccctgggatagactccaggttccccgtgaccctgaaaaggagtaagcggtagaagatggatggatggatgtatgataTGATGAAGACGATGGCATTGACTGAGATGTTTGCGTGGAAGTTAATCTCGGATGCCTCTGAAGAgcattataaagattaatatgcaagtcggTAAGGGTGTAGTTTTTGCGCCAGATCCATGTCAAATACATCTTCCTACATTATGATCAATAGCAGCCAGAATGGACAAGACAAGGGAAGATCATTTACAATGTAAGCTGTGGGAACTGTGAAGGACTAATACATCACACAGATTGATGGTCAATCACTGACTAAAAGGCATTTCAAACAGGTGTGACTTGCTGTAAATTACGGCCGTTCTTTTTTCGCTAGTGTCGGCTATTCTAGCTTCTCAGGTCATGCGAAACAAAATCAATATCCAGGCCGAAATCAATATCCATAACTGCTATCTACCCTGTATACTTACTATACTGGATGATATTCTTCATCTTCTCCCAGACGTTGAATTTTAAAGAGCCTAAATGTTTGGCTACGTCAACCAAAGACCCTGATATCATCTGTGGTTCCTGGGGTAGCTGCCAAGTTCTGCACATAGTGGTGAAAAAATCACTTGATGAATGATGGAGAGTTGAATATCAGTAATGTGGCTCTCAGAGTTTGAGGagtgttgagagagagagagaacatcctGAAGGTCGACATACCTCTTTATGGTTTCCTTGTAATTCtagaaaggaataaaaatacCTTACCAAAAATGCCATGGTCTTATAAACAGTATTAATGATGGGTAAAAGAAAAATCTCGTAACATGGCCACTGGGTAAAATAAAACGTTTACAGTCGACTACCTGAAGGAGTTTACCTGGAGGAACGGGATATCCTGAGCGCTCATCTCCTTTTCGATATACCTGATGGTGTTTGTGAGGGACGTGATTTGGTTTTCCATCTCCTCCATCTTTTCCGTCATGGTCTCGCTCTTATCCGCCTCCTCTTTCTTCAGTTCAGAGAGTTTGGCCACTTCTTCTTCTCGAAGGAACTTGTGCAGCGCTTCAAACTCCTCTCTGATCTGCCTCTCTGCATGTTCTGCCTGTCtctataacaacaacaacaacaatagcacGCCATGTTTTACAATTGGACGAAAGACCGATTTCAATTACGATTAATTATTTGGCCTCATTTATCACTCGTTATGTAAGGTTCTGAGCAGATGCTCTCATAAGCCGAACCAAACGAAACATTTACCGACGTTTCCGTAttgctgattttcttcgtaATCATGTGGTACGGTTGATTTACATTTCGTGATGTCCACAAAACTCCCgaaaaaggcaaagctcacagagaaGTAAACAGGGAAAGAGCCAAGATCCACTGTTGGCCAACAAGATTCAGATGGTAAGAAAATACCTTAATGTGCTCTGCTGTTAGATCGTATGTGGATTTAACATTCCTGAAGAACTTCAGCTTGTCTTGCAGTGGCTTCAGAGCAGTCTTCAGTTCAGCCTGAAATAGAACGGTAAAATATCGCGGTTTAGATTTCAAGACTCTGGCGCTTTACATCATTTTTAAGCCATCAGAGTGTATTTATTCCCATATATCCAAAGCCAATGAGGTACACCCTATTTGCTCGGGAATCTCATAGCCGTCGTAGCATTTGTGTAAGGCAAGAAGATACGGCTACGGCGTTCCTGCCCCGGCATTACCATGACCCAAGTCATGAAGTCAAAGAGGCCAGGTGCTGTCAACTAGTATGGAGAGTGACGAACACTTGAGAAAGCACCGGGAATCCggtttcacctttttttttcaggaggCTCCCTGCCGTGACCAATGAAAATATAGGGATATTCTTAGTAGAGGATAAGGTCTGGTGAAGTCCCAGCAATATCAGTTTCTGAGTAGCTGAATCAAGCCAAATGTTACATTAATACCTTAATGTTTTTTCATAATGTCAACTTATATGTTGGTTATTAATTAGTCATTAGCATCTTTGCAATACTAGATCTGTCACTTGGCTGATCTGAAGAAGAAAGGAGGAACATATGGTCTCAAAACAGACCACGGAACTCACTCGATAAATACACGAGTGAAAGTCTTAAGCAGATCTATTGTGCTACAAGACATGATAAACAAGACCGGCGTTGCATTTGCGTTCCCAGTCCAATTGATATAGTTCTCATAAATTGAAAGGGAATACCAGGAATACCTTGTTCACGGAATTGTGATGCCTTCTAAGTTCCTACTGGTTCTTTCGTCTAAACATACCTTACAATCTTGCGAAGCCTCTTCCAAAGAGTATAATCGATGCCCTTTGTGGCTTCCCGATTCCTTGCACTCGACGCATGTAGGCTGTAGGTCTTCCAGACAGAATAAGGTCAGAGATTCGCCGTGTTCTTTGCATGCAAAGGGGTTACTCTTGCGCCGTTCTTTCAGATAACCTTCACAGGACTTCTTGAGCATTGTGTTAACTATGAGTTCCCCCATGGACGACGGCTGGCAGCAGAGTGGACATTCGCAAGCTCCTCCACCGACCCAACTGCTCTCCAGGCATGGTTTACAGAATCTATGTTTGCAGAAAAGCACCACAGGCTCTTGAAAAATCTTCCCGCATATTGGGCAGGAGAGGTCATCTTCGAGGACGGCACGCCTGGTGGTCATTGCGACTTTGAGACTCTTGGCTTTAATGATGAGGTTCATATAGGGTTACTGTGCTCCACCCACCCCTCCTTGGGTCGCTACCTCTTCCCGCGTCATGCAGTTGGAGTCCTAGGAATCTTGTGGATCAATGGAGCTTCAGAAGGGGATCATACGAACGAGTTGTGTGTAAACATCAGAGTGAAATCAAAGTAGTAGGGAGGGATTTACTCGGAGGTGATTATTGACTTCGTCTGGGAGGATCATGTGCGAAGAGTGTTTAGGATACATGACAGCTGATTCTATTCACCACATTA
The sequence above is drawn from the Ictalurus furcatus strain D&B chromosome 24, Billie_1.0, whole genome shotgun sequence genome and encodes:
- the trim35-13 gene encoding zinc-binding protein A33; its protein translation is MNLIIKAKSLKVAMTTRRAVLEDDLSCPICGKIFQEPVVLFCKHRFCKPCLESSWVGGGACECPLCCQPSSMGELIVNTMLKKSCEGYLKERRKSNPFACKEHGESLTLFCLEDLQPTCVECKESGSHKGHRLYSLEEASQDCKAELKTALKPLQDKLKFFRNVKSTYDLTAEHIKRQAEHAERQIREEFEALHKFLREEEVAKLSELKKEEADKSETMTEKMEEMENQITSLTNTIRYIEKEMSAQDIPFLQNYKETIKRTWQLPQEPQMISGSLVDVAKHLGSLKFNVWEKMKNIIQYTPVTLDPNTAASCFQLSEDLTTLQCCSQIFKLPDNPERFDVSAEMLGAEGFRSGKHSWDVEVKNNSYWVIGVASESVKRKGKNVLTPAEGFWTIRLRNGEYKACSAPWSSLTMNKEPDVVRVVLDMDRSKVTFYDPRERTPLYTFTDIISPRVFPYFCSACKDHPLKVLPASVYVKVQH